The Ciona intestinalis unplaced genomic scaffold, KH HT000183.1, whole genome shotgun sequence genome has a segment encoding these proteins:
- the LOC100176014 gene encoding xaa-Pro dipeptidase produces the protein MAHDKAQPAFCLGANTLSVPMSLFADNRKRLCNKLRTIDVPEHSIVLLQGGQQQQQDSTDRDITFRQESFFQWCFGVSEPDCFGAIDVTSGRSVLFVPKLPVEYRVWMGEIFPPSHFQAKYRVDDVMFVNDIATILKEMKAGTLLTLSGLNTDSGLTTREAAFDGISSFKVDNKLLHPVISECRVIKSEQELEVLRYVNRVSSEAHKEIMRRIRPGWMEYQAESLFKHHVYTHGGCRHVAYTCIGATGDHCAVLHYGHAGAPNDRLIQDGDMCLFDMGGEYYCYASDITCSYPVNGKFTNDQKLIYNAVLKANRAVQKALKPGVSWVDMHLLADRVQLEELVKMGLLHGDVDAMMDVRLGAVFMPHGLGHFMGHDVHDVGGYPEEGPTRRTEPGLKSLRTARTMQEGMVLTIEPGIYFNWPIIQDALNNPQLSCFINAQEIQRFQNFGGVRIEDDIAITSEGMEMLTCVPRDVDAIEQLMREGRESEDVSLAGTLLPSVKQ, from the exons ATGGCGCATGATAAAGCTCA ACCCGCGTTTTGCCTCGGGGCAAACACGTTGTCCGTTCCCATGAGTTTATTCGCCGACAATCGTAAGCGGTTATGCAACAAACTACGAACAATCGATGTTCCAGAACATTCCATTGTTTTACTCCAAGGagggcaacaacaacagcaagatTCTACCGATCGTGACATCACATTCAGACAG GAATCCTTCTTCCAATGGTGTTTCGGTGTCAGCGAACCAGACTGCTTCGGTGCGATTGACGTCACATCCGGCAGATCCGTTCTCTTCGTACCAAAGCTGCCTGTTGAATACCGGGTGTGGATGGGGGAGATATTTCCACCAAGTCACTTCCAAGCTAAATATCgggttgatgacgtcatgtttgTTAATGAC ATCGCTACAATCTTGAAAGAAATGAAAGCTGGAACATTACTTACTTTG AGTGGATTAAACACCGATAGTGGTCTCACCACGAGGGAAGCAGCATTTGATGGAATTAGCAG TTTCAAAGTTGACAACAAACTGCTTCACCCGGTGATCAGTGAGTGCCGTGTGATCAAGTCCGAACAAGAACTTGAGGTTTTGCGATACGTCAACCGCGTCAGTAGCGAAGCGCATAAAGAGATCATGCGACGTATACGCCCGGGGTGGATGGAATACCAGGCTGAAAG CTTATTCAAGCACCACGTATACACCCACGGAGGTTGCAGACATGTTGCGTACACGTGTATCGGCGCGACCGGTGACCATTGCGCTGTGTTACATTACGGGCACGCGGGGGCTCCTAATGATCGGCTGATACAGGATGGTGACATGTG TTTATTCGACATGGGTGGGGAATACTATTGTTACGCGAGCGACATCACTTGTTCATACCCCGTCAACGGAAAGTTTACGAACGACCAGAAGTTGATCTACAACGCTGTGTTGAAAGCTAACAGGGCCGTGCAGAAGGCTTTGAAGCCGG GTGTATCATGGGTTGATATGCACCTGCTTGCCGATCGTGTGCAACTTGAAGAGTTAGTGAAGATGGGATTGTTGCACGGTGATGTTGATGCCATGATGGATGTTCGCCTCGGTGCCGTGTTCATGCCCCACGGCCTCGGACACTTCATGGGGCACGACGTGCACGATGTGGGGGGATACCCTGAG GAAGGACCAACACGCCGAACCGAACCAGGTTTGAAAAGTTTGCGCACGGCTCGTACGATGCAGGAGGGGATGGTGCTGACCATCGAACCCGGGATTTATTTCAACTGGCCG ATCATACAAGATGCTTTAAACAATCCCCAATTGTCGTGTTTCATCAACGCACAAGAAATACAGAGATTTCAAAACTTTGGAGGG GTTCGCATTGAAGATGACATCGCGATAACAAGCGAGGGGATGGAAATGTTGACGTGCGTGCCACGTGACGTCGATGCCATCGAACAACTCATGCGTGAAGGACGGGAGAGCGAAGACGTATCATTGGCTGGCACCTTGTTACCCAGTGTTAAGcaataa
- the LOC100176825 gene encoding xaa-Pro dipeptidase-like: MFKLGANTLSVPMSLFADNRKRLCNKVRTIDVPEHSIVLLQGGQQQQQDSTDRDITFRQESFFQWCFGVSEPDCFGAIDVTSGRSVLFVPKLPVEYRVWMGEIFPPSHFQAKYRVDDVMFVNDMVAVLRSMGARVILTLERGLISDREGLGIAGSICSSFKVDTESLQPVISECRVIKSKEEIDIIRYVSRVSSEAHKEIMRRIRPGWMEYQAESLFRHLVQTHGGGRHVFYDCVASSGPRCAIMNYGRATYPNDHVIEDGTLCLFDMSGEYCCYGSDITNTFPANGKFTEDQKAIYNIVLEANMAVKAVMRPGVGLVDLHLMAEKIVLKGLVKLGVLHGDVDVMSQSRVGGVFMPFGVGHFVGLNLVDVGGYPKGGPPRRTEYSLNRLQTTRPMKAGMVITVEPGLYFHKPLIEDALKNPEFAKFIDVTRLQHFMNFGGVRIEDIVTVKSEGIEVLSHLPRDVDAIEQLMREGRENEDVSLAGTLLPSVTQ; the protein is encoded by the exons ATGTTCAAGCTTGGCGCAAACACGTTGTCCGTTCCCATGAGTTTATTCGCCGACAATCGTAAGCGATTATGCAACAAAGTACGAACAATCGATGTTCCAGAACATTCCATTGTTTTACTCCAAGGagggcaacaacaacagcaagatTCTACCGATCGTGACATCACATTCAGACAG GAATCCTTCTTCCAATGGTGTTTTGGTGTCAGCGAACCAGACTGCTTCGGTGCGATTGACGTCACATCCGGCAGATCCGTTCTCTTCGTACCAAAGCTGCCTGTTGAATACCGGGTGTGGATGGGGGAGATATTTCCACCAAGTCACTTCCAAGCTAAATATCgggttgatgacgtcatgtttgTTAATGAC ATGGTTGCCGTTCTACGTTCGATGGGGGCACGCGTTATTTTAACACTG GAACGCGGATTAATATCCGATCGTGAAGGTTTGGGAATTGCCGGATCTATTTGCAGCAG TTTCAAGGTGGACACCGAATCGTTACAGCCGGTGATCAGTGAATGTCGGGTGATCAAATCGAAGGAAGAAATCGACATTATTAGATACGTCAGTCGCGTCAGTAGCGAAGCGCATAAAGAGATCATGCGACGTATACGGCCGGGGTGGATGGAATACCAGGCTGAAAG TCTTTTCCGACACTTGGTCCAAACCCACGGTGGTGGTAGGCACGTATTCTACGACTGCGTTGCATCGTCAGGTCCCAGGTGTGCCATCATGAACTACGGTAGAGCCACGTATCCCAATGATCATGTTATCGAAGATGGGACGCTATG tttgtTCGATATGAGCGGGGAATATTGTTGTTATGgtagtgacatcacaaacacttTTCCCGCCAATGGAAAATTCACAGAAGACCAGAAGGCGATCTACAATATCGTGTTGGAGGCGAACATGGCGGTGAAGGCAGTCATGCGGCCTG gcgTAGGGTTGGTGGACCTCCACTTGATGGCGGAAAAGATCGTCTTGAAAGGATTGGTTAAACTTGGTGTGTTGCATGGTGACGTAGACGTGATGTCACAATCCCGTGTGGGCGGGGTGTTTATGCCCTTTGGCGTCGGCCATTTTGTGGGACTGAATCTTGTCGACGTGGGGGGTTACCCCAAG GGAGGACCACCACGTCGAACCGAGTATTCACTTAATCGATTACAAACCACCCGCCCAATGAAAGCTGGAATGGTGATCACTGTTGAACCAGGTCTTTACTTCCATAAGCCG TTAATAGAAGACGCATTGAAAAATCCAGAGTTTGCAAAGTTTATTGACGTCACGCGACTACAACATTTCATGAACTTTGGTGGG GTTCGCATCGAGGACATCGTCACCGTGAAGTCAGAAGGCATTGAAGTTTTGTCTCATTTACCACGTGACGTCGATGCAATCGAACAACTCATGCGTGAAGGGCGGGAAAACGAAGACGTATCATTGGCTGGCACCTTGCTACCCAGTGTTACGCAATAA